In Anopheles gambiae chromosome 2, idAnoGambNW_F1_1, whole genome shotgun sequence, a single window of DNA contains:
- the LOC3290401 gene encoding myocyte-specific enhancer factor 2, whose protein sequence is MGRKKIQISRITDERNRQVTFNKRKFGVMKKAYELSVLCDCEIALIIFSSSNKLYQYASTDMDKVLLKYTEYNEPHESLTNKNIIELQVNAQKENKNGTMSPDSPEPEDSYTLTPRTEAKYNKIDEDFQIMMQRNQQLTAGGARPNMATNSYSLPVSVPVSVPVIGTYNDSMLQSSPQMAHNSISPRPSSSETDSVYPSGGILEMSNGYPHSASPLGGSPSPGPSPGIGSHQAHNNNNNSHNTHNKKFHFDNAVQTIKQSPSGGSGSSGSRSLRVVIPAPMNPTITADDISYVEHTRQQTNLNTPVVALQTPIPGLTNYTTTLGSFGAQDFSLNPDIMIGPWSAASSHSQNTSAAAAAAAMGSLQHSRILFSGLPHLAVSNSTPPPSTSPLSVKIKAEPISPPRDHHNTSHHHGGAPGGGSSSGASGSAPGANGVQSASGGGASSTATGVNANSGNTSNNNGSGNSQQQNGAQQLTAMGNVVVTGGGGSGGGGGGAGTSSLGANLNHSHLIHSRPSSTGHLTPTPDSYMPIGGHLAGSVTPTNAPSPVDIRHLSTGGSHLPEYDAPTAQAHKRPRISEGWAT, encoded by the exons ATGGGACGGAAAAAGATACAGATTTCCAGGATAACGGACGAACGGAACCGGCAG GTGACGTTCAACAAGCGCAAGTTTGGCGTGATGAAGAAGGCGTACGAGCTGTCGGTGCTGTGCGACTGCGAGATTGCGCTGATcatcttcagcagcagcaacaagctGTACCAGTACGCCAGCACGGACATGGACAAGGTGCTGCTGAAGTACACCGAGTACAACGAGCCGCACGAGTCGCTGACGAACAAGAACATTATTGAG TTGCAGGTAAACGcgcagaaagaaaacaaaaacggcacGATGTCGCCGGACTCGCCGGAACCGGAGGACAGCTACACGCTCACGCCCCGCACCGAGGCCAAGTACAACAAGATCGACGAGGACTTTCAGATCATGATGCAGCGCAACCAGCAGCTGACGGCGGGCGGCGCCCGGCCCAACATGGCGACGAACAGCTACTCGCTGCCGGTGTCCGTGCCGGTGTCGGTGCCCGTGATTGGCACGTACAACGACTCGATGCTGCAGAGCAGCCCCCAGATGGCACACAATAGTATTAGTCCACGGCCCTCCAGCTCCGAGACGGATTCGG TGTATCCCTCCGGCGGTATATTGGAAATGTCAAACGGCTATCCCCATTCGGCATCGCCCCTCGGTGGATCTCCCAGTCCCGGTCCGAGTCCAGGTATTGGCTCTCATCAGGCgcataacaataacaataactcCCATAACACGCATAACAAAA AGTTCCATTTCGATAATGCAGTGCAAACGATCAAGCAAAGCCCGTCGGGTGGCAGTGGCAGCTCCGGTTCGCGGTCGTTGCGGGTAGTGATACCGGCCCCGATGAATCCGACCATCACGGCAGATGACATTTCATACGTGGAA CACACGCGGCAACAGACGAATTTAAACACCCCGGTCGTAGCACTGCAGACACCGATACCGGGACTCACCAACTATACCACCACGCTCGGTTCGTTCGGTGCGCAGGACTTTTCGCTCAACCCGGACATCATGATCGGCCCGTGGAGTGCGGCATCCAGTCACAGCCAAAACACGTCCGCGgcagccgcagccgccgccatGGGCAGTCTCCAGCACTCGAG AATACTTTTCAGCGGTTTGCCCCATCTAGCTGTGTCGAACAGTACGCCCCCGCCGTCGACTTCGCCACTGTCGGTGAAGATTAAGGCGGAACCGATCTCACCGCCCCGGGACCACCACAACACCTCCCACCATCACGGTGGTGCGCCTGGTGGTGGCAGTAGCAGCGGGGCAAGCGGTTCGGCACCGGGCGCAAATGGCGTCCAGTCGGCGAGCGGTGGCGGCGCGTCCTCCACGGCGACGGGTGTCAATGCGAACAGCGGCAACACCAGTAACAAcaatggaagcggcaacagtCAGCAACAGAACGGCGCCCAGCAGCTGACCGCCATGGGCAATGTGGTTGTGACGGGAGGTGGAGgaagtggcggcggcggcggtggtgcggGGACGAGCTCACTAGGAGCGAACCTGAACCACTCCCACCTGATACATTCGCGACCTTCCTCGACCGGCCATCTAACGCCGACACCGG ACTCTTATATGCCTATCGGTGGGCACCTGGCAGGTT